Proteins encoded by one window of Streptomyces sp. NBC_01477:
- a CDS encoding winged helix-turn-helix transcriptional regulator, with protein MSLRPGTVFLADCPARLAIEVIASKWAVVTLFALSDGPLRHGELAELIGGVSRKVLTQTLRRLQANGLVERRAYREAPPRVEYRLTELGGTLTEPISALTAWARSHGEAIATFHERAGGSAPGPAGGR; from the coding sequence ATGAGCCTCCGCCCAGGAACCGTCTTCCTCGCCGACTGCCCCGCCCGGCTGGCCATCGAGGTCATCGCCAGCAAATGGGCCGTGGTCACCCTGTTCGCCCTGAGCGACGGCCCCCTGCGGCACGGCGAACTGGCCGAGCTGATCGGCGGCGTCTCCCGCAAGGTCCTCACCCAGACGCTGCGCCGCCTCCAGGCCAACGGACTGGTCGAACGGCGCGCCTACCGCGAAGCGCCGCCGCGCGTCGAATACCGCCTGACCGAGCTGGGCGGCACGCTCACGGAGCCCATCTCGGCCCTGACCGCCTGGGCGAGATCCCACGGCGAGGCGATCGCCACCTTCCACGAGCGGGCGGGCGGGTCCGCTCCCGGGCCGGCCGGAGGGCGTTGA
- a CDS encoding FAD-dependent oxidoreductase produces MARRVVVVGGGVMGSSAAWHLASRGDEVVLLEQFTPGHDRGSSYGSSRIFRLAYADPFYVGLAVRALPLWQRLEEEAEAEVLTLNGVVDHGPAAIVRRLEDVLGAAGRPTLALTPAEVAERWPGLRADTAALFHPEAGRLHADRAVAAFQTAARKRGAQVRHGVKVARVTARGTGADVVTAEEEVIAADAVVVAVGGWTPQFPAPGNEGLPALRVTAEQPAHFPAADALEWPSFIHHGGAGLPEGSGIYGLGSVDGVKAGFHGIGPVVDPERDERVIDPVVLRNLQEYAERWLPGADHAHPTTKTCLYTTTPDHDFVIDRSGPCTVLAGFSGHGFKFASVVGELAADLVAGRPGPDRFARTRF; encoded by the coding sequence ATGGCACGCCGAGTGGTCGTCGTCGGGGGCGGGGTGATGGGCTCCTCAGCAGCCTGGCACCTGGCGTCCCGGGGCGACGAGGTCGTCCTGCTGGAGCAGTTCACGCCGGGGCACGACCGGGGCAGCTCGTACGGCAGCTCCCGGATCTTCCGGCTGGCCTACGCCGACCCCTTCTACGTCGGCCTGGCGGTACGGGCGCTGCCGCTGTGGCAGCGGCTGGAGGAGGAGGCCGAGGCGGAGGTGCTGACGCTGAACGGCGTGGTCGACCACGGCCCCGCCGCGATTGTCCGCCGGTTGGAGGACGTCCTGGGCGCGGCGGGCCGTCCGACCCTCGCGCTGACGCCGGCCGAGGTGGCCGAGCGGTGGCCGGGGCTGCGGGCCGACACCGCGGCGCTGTTCCACCCGGAGGCCGGCCGACTGCACGCCGACCGGGCCGTCGCCGCCTTCCAGACCGCCGCCCGCAAGCGCGGCGCGCAGGTCAGGCACGGGGTGAAGGTCGCCCGGGTGACCGCCCGCGGTACGGGCGCCGACGTCGTCACCGCCGAGGAGGAGGTCATCGCCGCGGACGCCGTGGTGGTCGCCGTCGGCGGCTGGACGCCGCAGTTCCCGGCCCCGGGCAACGAGGGACTGCCCGCGCTGCGGGTCACCGCGGAGCAGCCCGCCCACTTCCCGGCAGCGGACGCGCTGGAGTGGCCGAGCTTCATCCACCACGGCGGGGCCGGGCTGCCCGAGGGGTCCGGGATCTACGGGCTGGGCAGCGTCGACGGCGTGAAGGCCGGCTTCCACGGCATCGGCCCGGTGGTGGACCCGGAGCGGGACGAGCGCGTCATCGACCCGGTGGTGCTGCGGAACCTCCAGGAGTACGCGGAGCGCTGGCTGCCCGGCGCGGACCACGCGCACCCGACCACGAAGACCTGCCTCTACACGACGACCCCCGACCACGACTTCGTCATCGACCGCAGCGGACCGTGCACCGTACTGGCCGGGTTCTCCGGTCACGGCTTCAAGTTCGCGTCGGTGGTCGGGGAGCTGGCCGCCGACCTGGTGGCGGGACGGCCGGGCCCCGACCGGTTCGCCAGGACCCGCTTCTGA
- a CDS encoding DUF2264 domain-containing protein has product MVSGTHSASARDELASYATGLADALPPYASPGGARIRLGVNIAHHDDTAADLEGYARPLWGLAPLAAGGGAFAHWDLWSRGLAAGTDPGHPEYWGAPEDIDQRTVESAALGFALALAPDKLWDPLTGAEKDRAGAWLARFLHARTPENNWNFFPVMVSLGLDRVGYAHDRDARHARLDRLETYALADGWYRDGRTEQRDYYIPWAMHFYGLVYAALAGDEDPARAARFRQRAGDFALGFRHWFAADGSAVPYGRSLVYRFAQGSFWGALGYAGVDALPAGEVKGLLMRHVRWWRERSAATSPGGLLSIGYGYPQPGVAEQYNGPASPYWAMKAFLPLALPGGHPFWTAPEQPLPDLPDTLVQPPAGAVLLRSGGDVTLLSGRQHNTWARGGPAKYAKFAYSTRFGFSLPAGELGLVHGAYDSTLALSDDEGEPVHFRVRETCEDPAATGSTATGSNGSGSADGGGIEEAGTVRSTWRPWADVEITTWLTAAAPWHLRTHRIRTGRALHTAEGGFAVDRDGGLAAREEDTGRALAVSAGGDLSGLRDLAAPGPGSGAAREGRVIDLLPGTNVLARRTALPTLLTRLPPGEHWLRCAVLGSGPAGAAGWQDAPPAPRY; this is encoded by the coding sequence ATGGTGAGCGGTACGCACAGCGCATCGGCCCGCGACGAACTGGCCTCGTACGCCACCGGGTTGGCCGACGCGCTGCCGCCGTACGCCAGCCCCGGCGGGGCCCGGATCCGGCTCGGCGTCAACATCGCGCACCACGACGACACCGCCGCCGACCTGGAGGGATACGCCCGGCCGCTGTGGGGCCTGGCCCCGCTGGCGGCCGGCGGCGGCGCCTTCGCGCACTGGGACCTGTGGTCCCGGGGCCTGGCGGCCGGCACCGACCCCGGGCACCCCGAATACTGGGGCGCCCCCGAGGACATCGACCAGCGCACCGTCGAGTCCGCCGCCCTCGGCTTCGCCCTGGCCCTGGCGCCCGACAAGCTCTGGGACCCGCTCACCGGTGCGGAAAAGGACCGGGCCGGCGCCTGGCTGGCCCGATTCCTCCACGCCCGCACCCCGGAGAACAACTGGAACTTCTTCCCCGTCATGGTCTCCCTCGGCCTCGACCGGGTCGGCTACGCCCACGACCGCGACGCCCGGCACGCCCGCCTGGACCGGCTGGAGACCTACGCGCTCGCCGACGGCTGGTACCGCGACGGCCGCACCGAGCAGCGCGACTACTACATCCCGTGGGCCATGCACTTCTACGGCCTGGTCTACGCCGCCCTCGCCGGTGACGAGGACCCCGCGCGCGCCGCCCGCTTCCGGCAGCGGGCCGGCGACTTCGCGCTCGGCTTCCGGCACTGGTTCGCCGCCGACGGCTCCGCGGTGCCGTACGGGCGCAGCCTCGTCTACCGCTTCGCCCAGGGCTCCTTCTGGGGCGCGCTCGGCTACGCCGGGGTCGACGCGCTGCCCGCGGGCGAGGTCAAGGGGCTGCTGATGCGGCACGTGCGCTGGTGGCGCGAGCGGTCCGCGGCGACCTCGCCCGGCGGCCTGCTGAGCATCGGCTACGGCTATCCGCAGCCGGGCGTCGCCGAGCAGTACAACGGTCCCGCGTCGCCGTACTGGGCGATGAAGGCCTTCCTGCCGCTGGCGCTGCCCGGGGGGCACCCCTTCTGGACGGCGCCCGAGCAGCCGCTGCCCGACCTGCCCGACACCCTCGTGCAGCCGCCCGCGGGGGCCGTGCTGCTGCGCTCCGGCGGTGACGTCACCCTGCTCAGCGGGCGCCAGCACAACACCTGGGCGCGGGGCGGTCCGGCGAAGTACGCGAAATTCGCCTACTCCACCCGCTTCGGCTTCAGCCTGCCCGCCGGTGAACTCGGCCTGGTCCACGGGGCGTACGACTCGACGCTCGCCCTCAGCGACGACGAGGGCGAGCCGGTGCACTTCCGGGTGCGCGAGACCTGCGAGGACCCCGCCGCGACGGGCTCCACCGCCACGGGCTCCAACGGCTCCGGCTCCGCGGACGGCGGCGGGATCGAGGAGGCCGGCACCGTCCGCAGCACCTGGCGGCCGTGGGCCGACGTGGAGATCACCACGTGGCTGACCGCCGCCGCGCCCTGGCACCTGCGCACCCACCGCATCCGCACCGGGCGGGCGCTGCACACCGCCGAGGGCGGCTTCGCCGTCGACCGCGACGGCGGCCTGGCCGCCCGGGAGGAGGACACGGGGCGGGCGCTGGCCGTCAGCGCCGGCGGCGACCTCAGCGGACTGCGGGACCTGGCGGCCCCCGGCCCCGGGAGCGGCGCGGCGCGGGAAGGGCGCGTGATCGACCTGCTGCCCGGCACCAACGTCCTGGCCCGCCGCACCGCCCTGCCGACCCTGCTGACCCGCCTCCCGCCCGGCGAGCACTGGCTGCGCTGCGCCGTCCTCGGCTCGGGCCCGGCGGGGGCGGCCGGCTGGCAGGACGCCCCGCCGGCGCCCCGGTACTGA